The proteins below are encoded in one region of Huiozyma naganishii CBS 8797 chromosome 7, complete genome:
- the MDS3 gene encoding Mds3p (similar to Saccharomyces cerevisiae PMD1 (YER132C) and MDS3 (YGL197W); ancestral locus Anc_8.157) codes for MLQPTDCKCYPLKLPLLPPPHNLTAASSTPALNGSEDEPLDECLRRKLMLELRTGAAVTLTRSNVYVHGGLTIPLNLHQVNSLNIQKELILYFARRKNNGITFQNLDQWISSETFFLDLVSRSWTRLETTVDRDMEQPLDGQGQEESGVAAADLDNTDSKSTSELTKDKPLVVCDLSERLFHAMCYVDHSLFIFGGLVVSPQNGYELVATNELWKLDLLTNKWTLLSRNPSIARRFNHTVHVKNELRDTRDTKLIIVGGLNNLNEPINTIDIYNVTQNCWQFEVTPPDPMNLSANIDGNTVSLARERNFSILVEDNKARIPALAFYTPNSQDTRSRGGSTSHSKEDISDDSQIGASKADDRIVSPITALPLVSNSQGIRMAYTSLQHKEFLLEPFNLKSPTGDTFGYNIIMGGFHPDRNTLNFCCFIFDIPSGKWTRVDINCPESQLEIHRFWRVFVWKSHHRALLLGTKKDDGYLPSVQKFDYIETFSLAMLNAFNKTVHPLYEVNALSNQTAMSNSLLHNNLDEIFKESATREREEEHLKAKEDFTSAATSQFEKYIRYIAPPMEVSTIRSVFPPYAMVLGKDALEIFGNSLSDFEFITSEGESVGVPLYLLRKRWGRYFDHLLSRGYSDAVTEYEASGKRSQLINLSPIRSRLSSKDLSRRGSRWSSAGSLPNFFNRYSTGNLANPSQNSGGQDGEGNSNSNSNSTPPASTPLTQFSRTNSNVATGLTKPTASKTKMSNVTFNSNYDDEGVPPHSSVATTNPSKSRKGSVVSGLNAVELKRSVTTGSTTSSSGGMVFRVPFQEKTSSPSPDKLDRAIAPHTTQTEKRRSSLLGLPSEMFNNGNSAIGKPENARRSSHPTMPSIKQNESFVPAHSNLRYPTSARSSISYVSSSSDRTGNSGINHSNSAGNSRKNSLIGVEPTFPGILNVRIPPLQQAPEESIPVPPQSTRSIISFNEFSLSNRNSPLSSRKPSYSSTGSFSDTQLPPEPVHNSLDKEILDDSYEMASALNYNQLKGHDHTNKYPAFPFPTPERPRLPSVPSSQSTSRTHRPPPGASNSCAATGEKSRLSITSNTDSAGSFPYCDMNDLEPLMIPRTLYMPWPTLSVRAFAEFFYTGQVNGKWLLAPVILDLLVMGKIYEIPLLYSLISEVLYSLVGRKEESLYVICNSLKQTLKQKACIVFNGEEALVNDYLSKNKQYLDLERIKSSLEAIDDGFLELNLLERYSRNYSVSTRGFSDGGEQYEKESAKNDSFSSFSNAFPVVYSPRASFASVGSIGFPPNLNLDQKRPSSTFSPRSKKKSSLSKEIDPQTLKFGFDDLSIDTKHKIQFRKPGPIKSDKQITNEREMALIDSSMEGNLMENSDSETSSSSNSGTPGSAKSGNYPTMGRETSNSEPDSKIYHEDNTSNGEKGRSSSKSSSTHDKTRDDGSTSNLDAGLGLLSLKKMRSKVKKGEDYFEESVDPLLKINSTLQAPGKFQGNFANRSATIGTAPPVSAGKVHRDTLLNKEFNALVLENMISPNALPPVDYVIKSIYRTVVLVNDSKLMIRCLDCIELSKDLKSNKKESR; via the coding sequence ATGTTGCAGCCGACAGATTGTAAATGCTACCCGCTAAAATTGCCCTTGCTACCGCCCCCGCACAACCTGACCGCAGCGAGCTCGACGCCTGCGTTGAACGGATCAGAGGACGAGCCGCTGGACGAGTGTCTCCGAAGGAAACTGATGTTGGAGTTACGTACAGGTGCAGCGGTCACACTCACAAGGTCCAATGTGTACGTCCATGGTGGGCTCACCATCCCCTTGAATTTGCACCAGGTCAACTCACTCAACATACAGAAGGAACTCATACTGTACTTCGCCaggaggaagaacaacGGGATCACTTTCCAGAACCTAGACCAGTGGATCAGCTCGGAGACGTTCTTTCTAGATCTTGTCTCGCGGTCGTGGACCAGGTTGGAGACGACCGTGGACCGCGACATGGAGCAGCCGCTCGATGGGCAGGGACAAGAGGAGTCTGGAGTTGCGGCTGCGGATCTCGACAACACGGACTCGAAATCCACCTCAGAACTCACTAAGGATAAACCACTCGTCGTGTGTGATCTCAGTGAACGACTGTTCCACGCGATGTGCTACGTGGACCACTCGCTGTTCATCTTCGGCGGACTCGTCGTTTCCCCGCAGAACGGGTACGAACTGGTCGCCACAAACGAGCTCTGGAAGCTCGACCTCCTCACCAACAAATGGACGCTGCTCAGCAGGAACCCGTCCATCGCGAGGAGGTTTAACCACACCGTGCATGTCAAGAACGAGCTCAGGGATACAAGGGACACGAAACTGATCATCGTTGGCGGTCTTAACAACCTCAACGAACCAATCAACACCATAGACATATACAATGTAACGCAGAACTGCTGGCAATTCGAAGTCACTCCACCGGATCCAATGAACCTCTCAGCAAATATTGATGGGAATACCGTCAGTCTCGCCAGAGAACGCAACTTCTCCATCCTCGTGGAGGACAACAAGGCTCGAATCCCAGCACTCGCATTCTACACGCCGAATAGCCAGGATACACGCAGCAGAGGTGGAAGCACATCCCACTCAAAGGAGGATATCTCCGATGACAGCCAGATCGGTGCCTCAAAAGCAGACGACAGGATCGTCTCGCCGATAACAGCACTTCCCCTTGTGTCGAACTCGCAGGGTATAAGAATGGCGTACACGTCATTGCAACATAAGGAATTCCTGTTGGAACCTTTCAACCTCAAATCCCCGACGGGGGACACTTTCGGATACAATATCATTATGGGCGGGTTCCATCCTGATAGGAACACGTTGAACTTCTGCTGCTTCATTTTTGACATACCGTCAGGAAAGTGGACTAGGGTGGACATAAACTGCCCAGAATCCCAGCTGGAAATACACAGGTTCTGGAGAGTGTTTGTGTGGAAGTCACACCACAGAGCACTGCTCCTGGGGACAAAGAAGGACGATGGGTACCTCCCCAGCGTGCAGAAATTCGACTACATAGAAACTTTCAGTCTTGCAATGTTAAACGCATTTAACAAGACAGTGCACCCGTTGTACGAGGTCAATGCCTTGTCCAACCAGACAGCCATGTCCAACTCACTACTACACAATAATTTGGACGAAATATTCAAGGAATCTGCCACGAGGGaaagagaggaggaacacTTGAAGGCTAAGGAAGACTTCACCTCCGCCGCAACCTCACAGTTCGAAAAATATATCAGGTACATCGCACCACCAATGGAGGTCAGCACCATTAGATCAGTGTTCCCACCGTACGCCATGGTCTTGGGTAAAGACGCCCTCGAAATATTTGGGAACTCACTTTCTGATTTCGAATTCATTACGTCCGAGGGAGAATCTGTTGGAGTGCCCCTGTACCTGCTAAGGAAACGGTGGGGGCGCTACTTCGATCACCTTCTTTCCAGGGGGTACTCCGACGCAGTAACAGAGTACGAGGCCTCCGGGAAACGGTCCCAACTGATTAATTTATCCCCGATCAGATCAAGACTCAGTTCGAAAGATTTATCTAGACGTGGGTCCCGTTGGTCCTCCGCAGGGTCACTgccaaacttcttcaacagatatTCTACTGGGAACCTCGCAAATCCATCGCAGAACAGTGGGGGCCAAGATGGTGAAggaaacagcaacagcaacagtaaCAGCACACCTCCGGCATCCACTCCATTGACTCAATTTTCACGCACGAACAGCAATGTAGCTACCGGACTAACAAAGCCTACGGCAAGTAAAACCAAAATGTCGAATGTTACATTCAACAGTAACTATGATGATGAAGGTGTTCCACCGCATTCCTCTGTAGCCACTACAAATCCAAGCAAGAGTCGGAAGGGCAGTGTTGTCAGCGGGCTGAATGCCGTAGAGTTGAAAAGATCGGTTACCACCGGCTCGACTACTAGCTCCTCTGGTGGTATGGTATTTAGAGTCCCCTTTCAAGAGAAAACTTCATCGCCATCACCGGACAAATTGGACAGGGCAATAGCACCACATACAACACAGACAGAAAAGAGGCGTTCGTCTCTTTTGGGGCTGCCTTCAGAAATGTTCAACAATGGTAATAGCGCAATAGGGAAACCGGAGAACGCAAGACGGTCGTCCCATCCAACAATGCCGTCAATAAAGCAAAATGAATCCTTCGTCCCAGCTCACTCAAATCTGAGATACCCAACCAGCGCCCGAAGCTCGATTTCGTATGTAAGCTCATCATCAGATAGAACAGGTAATTCAGGGATAAACCACAGCAATAGTGCTGGGAATAGTAGAAAGAACAGTCTAATAGGGGTGGAACCAACTTTTCCAGGTATTTTGAACGTCAGAATCCCACCGTTGCAGCAAGCTCCAGAAGAATCAATACCAGTCCCGCCTCAATCTACCCGGAGCATCATATCCTTTAACGAATTCTCGTTGTCCAACCGGAACAGCCCACTATCATCTAGGAAACCGTCTTATAGTAGTACGGGAAGTTTCTCGGATACTCAGCTTCCACCGGAACCCGTCCATAACTCCCTGGACAAGGAAATTTTGGATGACAGTTACGAAATGGCCTCTGCACTCAATTATAACCAATTAAAGGGACATGACCATACGAACAAATACCCAGCTTTCCCATTTCCAACCCCAGAAAGACCAAGACTTCCAAGTGTGCCTTCGTCACAATCTACAAGTAGGACCCACCGACCTCCACCAGGAGCCTCTAACTCTTGCGCCGCAACGGGAGAGAAGTCGAGATTATCAATCACCTCGAATACGGACAGCGCTGGAAGCTTTCCCTATTGTGATATGAATGATCTCGAACCTCTGATGATACCACGAACTCTGTATATGCCCTGGCCAACGCTGAGCGTTCGGGCATTTGCAGAGTTTTTCTACACTGGTCAAGTAAACGGGAAATGGCTTTTAGCCCCAGTTATTTTAGACTTACTCGTCATGGGTAAAATATATGAGATCCCTCTCCTGTACAGTCTGATATCCGAAGTGCTGTATTCCCTAGTTGGGCGAAAGGAGGAAAGTCTCTATGTTATTtgcaactctttgaaacagacACTAAAGCAGAAAGCTTGCATTGTATTCAACGGCGAAGAAGCATTGGTAAATGACTATTTATCCAAAAATAAACAGTATTTGGATTTAGAACGAATCAAGAGTTCCTTAGAGGCAATAGATGACGGTTTCCTAGAGTTGAATTTATTAGAAAGGTACTCTCGTAACTACTCAGTTAGTACTCGTGGGTTTAGTGATGGTGGGGAACAGTACGAGAAAGAATCTGCGAAAAATGACAGTTTCTCGTCCTTCTCCAATGCATTCCCGGTCGTTTACAGTCCAAGAGCGAGTTTTGCTTCAGTCGGTTCCATTGGATTCCCGCCGAATCTGAATCTGGATCAAAAGAGACCCAGCTCTACTTTCTCACCTCGATCGAAAAAGAAGTCAAGTTTGAGCAAGGAAATTGACCCACAAACTTTAAAGTTTGGATTTGATGACCTGAGTATAGATACAAAGCACAAAATTCAGTTTAGAAAGCCCGGACCCATTAAGAGCGATAAACAAATTACAAACGAAAGGGAAATGGCCCTTATTGACTCGTCTATGGAGGGGAACCTTATGGAAAATTCAGACTCCGAAACaagtagcagcagcaacagcggGACCCCTGGAAGTGCAAAAAGTGGAAATTACCCAACAATGGGACGTGAGACCTCAAATTCTGAGCCTGACTCAAAAATTTACCATGAGGACAATACCTCTAACGGTGAAAAGGGTCGTAGCTCATCAAAGAGTTCCAGTACACACGACAAAACGCGGGACGACGGCTCCACCTCTAATTTAGATGCTGGCTTAGGTCTGctgtctttgaagaaaatgagaaGCAAGGTTAAAAAGGGTGAAgattattttgaagagtCGGTCGACCCCCTTCTCAAGATAAACAGCACTCTACAAGCACCAGGAAAGTTTCAAGGGAATTTTGCAAATAGAAGTGCTACCATTGGTACAGCTCCTCCAGTTAGTGCCGGGAAGGTTCATAGAGAcactttgttgaacaaagaATTTAATGCACTGGTTTTGGAGAACATGATATCCCCCAATGCGTTACCACCAGTTGATTATGTGATTAAATCCATCTATCGAACTGTGGTGCTGGTTAACGATAGCAAGCTCATGATAAGATGCCTGGACTGCATAGAATTGTCCAAGGACTTGAAAAgcaataaaaaagaaagtcGATAG
- the YIP4 gene encoding Yip4p (similar to Saccharomyces cerevisiae YIP4 (YGL198W); ancestral locus Anc_8.158), with the protein MDSVEADFTEPDVAAAGIGLQGQMAPQYNRGTLDETVIKTLKRDVLEINARLKMVVYPHFPTRAFLQAAATSEQQQGSESIDSHCDMWAPLTFVIVYSLCVSHAKALFSSIFVCCWFVLLVMALHLRLAKPYDNVSVISYVSLSGYCLFPQMVNAVAVQTVLPLVFRALGRDHRWAVRGTTALKLLSLAACMVWSLTAISLVTKSKGFVQIFPLGLCLLALGWISTAL; encoded by the coding sequence ATGGACAGTGTGGAGGCAGATTTTACAGAGCCAGATGTGGCTGCGGCGGGGATCGGGCTGCAGGGCCAGATGGCGCCGCAGTACAACAGGGGCACGCTCGACGAGACCGTCAtcaagactttgaagcGGGACGTGCTCGAGATTAATGCTCGGTTGAAGATGGTCGTGTACCCGCATTTCCCTACAAGGGCATTTCTACAGGCTGCAGCGACTTCGGAGCAGCAGCAAGGCAGTGAATCGATCGATAGTCACTGCGACATGTGGGCACCCCTCACGTTCGTGATAGTGTACTCGCTGTGTGTATCACACGCGAAGGCACTCTTCTCCAGCATATTCGTGTGCTGTTGGTTTGTGTTGCTAGTAATGGCGTTGCATCTGAGACTCGCGAAACCGTACGATAACGTCTCTGTCATCTCGTACGTCTCGCTGTCTGGGTACTGTCTATTCCCACAGATGGTCAACGCAGTGGCCGTACAGACAGTGTTGCCTCTCGTGTTTAGAGCTTTGGGGAGGGATCACCGTTGGGCGGTCCGTGGGACCACAGCACTCAAACTTTTGTCGCTCGCTGCGTGCATGGTCTGGTCACTCACGGCAATCTCCCTAGTAACCAAGAGTAAAGGGTTTGTACAGATATTCCCATTGGGACTGTGTCTCTTGGCACTCGGATGGATCTCTACAGCATTGTAA
- the EMP24 gene encoding Emp24p (similar to Saccharomyces cerevisiae EMP24 (YGL200C); ancestral locus Anc_8.160): MLLCSIKQAIGACLMLLCAVQAHNVLLPPYGRRCFFENLNKGDELAVSYQFGNRDPDHQTQLTGDFVVYGPERNDVLKAERGQSHGDVSLTVPYKGKFQYCFVNENSGIETKDVTFNIHGVIYVDPSDPEANTLDGAVTRLSNLVHTVQDEQSYIVIRERTHRNTAESTNDRVKWWSVFQLGVVIVNSVFQIYYLKRFFEVTSIV; the protein is encoded by the coding sequence ATGCTTCTCTGCTCTATTAAACAAGCCATTGGCGCGTGTCTAATGCTGCTGTGCGCGGTTCAGGCACACAACGTGCTGCTGCCACCGTACGGGCGTAGATGTTTCTTCGAGAACCTCAACAAGGGAGACGAGCTGGCCGTGTCGTACCAGTTTGGTAACAGGGACCCAGACCATCAAACGCAGTTGACGGGTGATTTTGTAGTGTATGGTCCAGAGAGGAACGACGTTCTGAAGGCAGAGAGGGGACAGTCCCATGGGGACGTGTCCTTGACCGTTCCATACAAGGGGAAGTTCCAGTACTGTTTTGTCAATGAGAACTCTGGGATTGAAACCAAGGatgtcactttcaacatcCATGGGGTTATCTACGTGGACCCATCGGACCCGGAGGCGAACACGCTGGACGGGGCGGTCACGAGATTGTCGAACTTGGTCCATACGGTTCAAGATGAACAAAGTTACATCGTCATTAGAGAACGGACGCACAGAAACACGGCAGAATCGACAAACGATAGGGTCAAGTGGTGGTCTGTCTTCCAATTGGGTGTTGTCATCGTCAACTCCGTCTTCCAGATCTACTACCTGAAGAGATTCTTTGAAGTGACCTCAATCGTGTAA
- the ACH1 gene encoding acetyl-CoA hydrolase (similar to Saccharomyces cerevisiae ACH1 (YBL015W); ancestral locus Anc_8.161) → MTISQLLKSRVRYAPYLNRVKEAHELIPLFKSGQYLGWSGFTGVGTPKCVPEALVDHVEQNDLQGKLQFNLFVGASAGPEEELWAQNGMILRRAPHQVGKPIAKAINQGRIKFFDKHLSMFPQDLTYGFYTRDRTDGKILDYMIIEATAIKEDGSIVPGPSVGGSPEFVSVSDKIIVEVNTATPSFEGIHDIDMPVLPPYRQPYPYTKVDQKSGLDSIPVDPERVVAIVESTTRDKVPPNTPSDEMSKGIAANLVEFFRDEVNHGRLPPNLLPLQSGIGNIANAVIEGLAGANFKHLNVWTEVLQDSFLDLFDNGSLDYATATSVRLTEKGFERAFENWEHFKHKLCLRSQVVSNSPEIIRRLGVIAMNTPVEVDIYAHANSTNVNGSRMLNGLGGSADFLRNAKLSIMHCPSARPTKTDPTGISSIVPMVSHVDQTEHDLDVVVTEQGLADLRGLAPRERSREIIKQCAHPDYKDLLMDYVQKSEHYAAKHNCMHEPHMLRNALKFHTNLQEKGTMKVAEWDPVD, encoded by the coding sequence ATGACCATTTCGCAGTTATTAAAGAGTAGAGTGAGGTACGCTCCTTACTTGAATAGGGTGAAGGAGGCGCACGAGTTGATCCCGCTGTTCAAGTCCGGACAGTACCTTGGGTGGTCCGGGTTTACCGGGGTCGGGACTCCGAAGTGTGTCCCCGAGGCACTCGTGGACCATGTGGAGCAGAACGATCTACAGGGGAAGCTGCAGTTCAATCTGTTCGTTGGGGCATCTGCTGGTCCAGAGGAGGAGCTGTGGGCGCAAAACGGTATGATCCTGAGGAGAGCCCCCCACCAAGTTGGGAAGCCGATCGCAAAGGCGATCAACCAGGGAAGGATCAAGTTTTTCGATAAGCATCTGTCGATGTTCCCACAGGATTTGACGTACGGGTTTTACACGAGGGACAGAACGGATGGGAAGATCCTCGACTACATGATCATTGAGGCCACCGCTATCAAAGAGGACGGGTCGATTGTACCGGGGCCCTCTGTGGGTGGGTCGCCTGAGTTTGTCTCCGTCAGCGACAAAATCATTGTCGAGGTCAACACAGCGACTCCCTCGTTCGAGGGGATTCACGATATCGATATGCCCGTGCTGCCACCGTACAGACAACCTTACCCTTACACAAAAGTGGATCAGAAATCAGGGTTGGACTCGATCCCAGTGGATCCGGAAAGAGTCGTTGCCATTGTCGAGTCCACCACGAGGGACAAAGTGCCCCCCAACACCCCATCAGACGAGATGTCCAAGGGGATAGCCGCCAACCTCGTAGAGTTTTTCAGGGATGAGGTCAACCATGGCAGGCTTCCACCAAACTTACTCCCATTGCAGAGTGGTATCGGTAACATCGCGAACGCAGTCATCGAGGGGCTTGCAGGTGCCAACTTCAAACACTTGAACGTCTGGACGGAAGTACTACAGGActccttcttggacttgTTCGACAACGGGTCTCTAGACTACGCGACTGCGACCTCAGTCAGACTCACGGAGAAAGGTTTCGAGAGGGCGTTCGAGAATTGGGAACACTTCAAACACAAACTGTGCCTAAGATCGCAAGTAGTGTCCAACTCTCCAGAGATCATCAGAAGACTTGGTGTCATTGCGATGAACACACCTGTTGAAGTGGATATCTACGCACATGCAAACTCGACCAACGTCAACGGGTCCCGTATGTTGAACGGGCTCGGCGGCTCTGCTGATTTCTTGAGAAACGCCAAGTTGTCCATCATGCACTGTCCATCGGCAAGACCAACAAAGACGGACCCAACGGGTATATCCTCGATTGTGCCCATGGTATCGCACGTCGATCAAACGGAACACGATCTGGACGTCGTTGTCACTGAACAGGGGCTTGCTGACTTGAGAGGGCTTGCTCCAAGGGAAAGATCACGTGAGATCATCAAGCAGTGCGCTCACCCTGATTACAAAGATTTGCTAATGGATTACGTCCAGAAATCCGAGCACTACGCGGCGAAACACAACTGTATGCACGAACCACACATGCTAAGAAACGCGCTGAAGTTTCACACCAACTTGCAAGAGAAGGGTACGATGAAGGTTGCGGAATGGGATCCAGTCGACTGa
- the FUS3 gene encoding mitogen-activated serine/threonine-protein kinase FUS3 (similar to Saccharomyces cerevisiae FUS3 (YBL016W); ancestral locus Anc_8.162) → MAKKIVFNISSDFQLKSMLGEGAYGIVCSAVHKPTGELVAIKKIEPFEKPLFALRTLREIKILRHFQHENIVSIFDIQRPESFEQFNEVYIIQELMQTDLHRVIATQQLTDDHIQYFIYQTLRAVKTLHGSNVIHRDLKPSNLLINSNCDLKVCDFGLARIATQPGAQATEQDPGNKNAGMTEYVATRWYRAPEVMLTAAKYSRAMDVWSCGCILAELFAKKPVFPGRDYRHQLLLVFGLIGTPTETDLECIESHRAREYLRSLPAAPPAQFAEVFPRANPLGVDLLRKLLVFDPRQRITAADALRHPYLSAYHDPADEPEGEPIDRSFFEFDHYKDVLTTKDLKKLLWNEIFT, encoded by the coding sequence ATGGCGAAGAAGATCGTGTTCAACATCTCTAGCGACTTCCAATTGAAGTCGATGCTGGGCGAAGGCGCATACGGTATTGTGTGTTCTGCTGTGCACAAACCGACTGGGGAGCTCGTGGCGATCAAGAAGATCGAGCCCTTCGAGAAGCCGCTGTTTGCGCTGCGGACGCTGCGCGAGATCAAGATCCTGCGGCACTTCCAGCACGAGAACATCGTGTCGATCTTCGACATCCAGAGGCCAGAATCCTTTGAGCAGTTCAACGAGGTGTATATCATCCAGGAACTGATGCAGACGGACCTGCACCGCGTGATCGCGACGCAGCAGCTCACAGACGACCACATCCAGTACTTCATCTACCAGACGCTGCGCGCCGTGAAGACGCTACACGGGTCCAACGTGATCCACAGAGACCTCAAGCCCTCGAACCTGctcatcaacagcaactgtgACCTCAAAGTCTGCGACTTCGGGCTTGCGCGTATAGCGACGCAGCCGGGCGCGCAGGCTACAGAGCAGGACCCTGGGAACAAGAACGCAGGGATGACAGAGTACGTCGCTACAAGGTGGTACCGTGCGCCCGAGGTGATGCTCACCGCGGCGAAGTACTCGCGGGCAATGGACGTGTGGTCCTGCGGGTGCATCCTCGCGGAGCTGTTTGCCAAGAAACCCGTGTTCCCGGGGAGAGACTACCGACACCAGCTGCTGCTCGTGTTCGGGCTCATTGGGACGCCGACGGAGACAGACCTCGAGTGTATCGAGTCGCATCGGGCAAGAGAGTACCTCCGGTCGCTGCCCGCAGCGCCACCAGCACAGTTCGCAGAGGTATTCCCGCGAGCGAACCCGCTCGGCGTGGACTTACTCCGCAAGCTCCTAGTGTTCGACCCGCGGCAGCGTATCACTGCAGCAGACGCCCTCAGACACCCGTACCTCAGCGCATACCACGACCCGGCAGACGAGCCAGAGGGAGAACCCATTGACCGCTCGTTCTTCGAGTTCGACCACTACAAAGACGTCCTGACTACGAAGGACCTCAAAAAGTTGCTCTGGAACGAGATCTTCACATGA